In one window of Camelina sativa cultivar DH55 chromosome 15, Cs, whole genome shotgun sequence DNA:
- the LOC104747796 gene encoding S-alkyl-thiohydroximate lyase SUR1 isoform X1: protein MSEEQPHANLVVPAFKTEKDPKTQTQNGQSSVWRFSGSDKAAKASTVTLRGVIYMLFGNCNKDVKKTILPLGHGDPSVYPCYRTCIEAEDAVVDALRSGKCNSYGPGAGILPARRAVADYLNRDLPNKLTPEDIFLTAGCNQGIEIVFESLARPNANILLPRPGFPHYDARAAYSGLEVRKFDLLPEKEWEIDLEGIEAIADENTVAVVVINPNNPCGNVYSHDHLKKVAETARKLGIMVISDEVYDQTIFGDNPFVPMGKFASIVPVLTLAGISKGWVVPGWKIGWIALNDPEGVFETTKVAQSIRQSLDITPDPSTIIQAALPAILEKADKNFFAKKNKILKHNVDLVCDRLKDIPCVSCPKKPESCTYLLTKLELSLMDNIKDDTDFCMKLAREENLLFLPGEALGLKNWMRITIGVEAHMLEDALERLKGFCTRHTKKTETDTDSLQALKLSDNNVDI from the exons atgaGCGAAGAACAACCTCACGCCAACCTAGTGGTACCCGCGTTTAAAACTGAGAAAGATCCCAAAACGCAGACACAGAATGGTCAAAGTAGCGTTTGGCGTTTCAGCGGAAGCGATAAAGCGGCGAAAGCCTCCACCGTAACGCTGAGAGGTGTCATCTACATGCTCTTCGGCAACTGCAACAAAGACGTCAAAAAGACTATTTTACCCCTCGGCCACGGTGACCCTTCCGTCTACCCTTGCTACCGCACCTGTATCGAAGCCGAAGACGCCGTCGTCGACGCCCTCCGCTCCGGCAAATGCAACTCTTACGGTCCCGGAGCTGGGATTCTCCCCGCAAGACG AGCCGTTGCTGATTACCTGAACCGAGATCTTCCGAACAAGTTAACGCCGGAGGATATATTCCTGACTGCTGGATGCAACCAAGGGATAGAGATCGTGTTCGAATCATTGGCCCGACCGAACGCAAACATCTTGCTCCCACGTCCTGGCTTCCCTCACTACGACGCTCGAGCTGCTTACAGTGGTCTCGAGGTTCGAAAGTTTGATCTTCTTCCCGAGAAAGAGTGGGAGATTGATCTTGAAGGTATCGAAGCCATTGCGGACGAGAACACTGTGGCAGTGGTTGTGATTAACCCCAACAACCCCTGTGGCAATGTCTACTCTCACGACCATCTCAAAaag GTTGCAGAGACGGCTCGGAAGCTGGGGATAATGGTGATCTCAGACGAAGTATATGACCAAACTATATTCGGAGACAATCCATTCGTTCCAATGGGGAAGTTCGCATCGATCGTCCCAGTGTTGACACTAGCAGGCATCTCTAAGGGATGGGTTGTTCCCGGATGGAAAATTGGCTGGATCGCTTTGAATGATCCGGAGGGCGTTTTCGAAACCACCAAG GTGGCTCAATCCATCAGACAGAGTCTTGACATAACTCCTGACCCTTCCACTATAATTcag GCTGCACTTCCTGCGATCCTGGAGAAAGCGGATAAAAACTTCTTTgcaaagaagaacaagataCTCAAACATAATGTTGATTTGGTGTGTGATAGGCTCAAGGACATCCCATGTGTCTCCTGTCCCAAGAAACCTGAGTCTTGCACTTACTTATTG ACAAAGCTGGAGCTGTCATTGATGGATAACATCAAGGACGACACTGATTTCTGCATGAAGCTGGCCAGAGAGGAGAATCTCTTGTTTCTTCCAG GAGAGGCTCTGGGTTTGAAGAACTGGATGAGGATAACCATCGGAGTCGAAGCTCATATGCTTGAGGATGCACTTGAGAGACTAAAGGGTTTCTGTACACGTCACACCAAGAAGACAGAGACAGATACTGACTCACTTCAAGCTTTGAAACTGAGTGATAATAATGTCGACATATAA
- the LOC104747796 gene encoding S-alkyl-thiohydroximate lyase SUR1 isoform X2 codes for MSTLKLSFSSESRTLVAVADYLNRDLPNKLTPEDIFLTAGCNQGIEIVFESLARPNANILLPRPGFPHYDARAAYSGLEVRKFDLLPEKEWEIDLEGIEAIADENTVAVVVINPNNPCGNVYSHDHLKKVAETARKLGIMVISDEVYDQTIFGDNPFVPMGKFASIVPVLTLAGISKGWVVPGWKIGWIALNDPEGVFETTKVAQSIRQSLDITPDPSTIIQAALPAILEKADKNFFAKKNKILKHNVDLVCDRLKDIPCVSCPKKPESCTYLLTKLELSLMDNIKDDTDFCMKLAREENLLFLPGEALGLKNWMRITIGVEAHMLEDALERLKGFCTRHTKKTETDTDSLQALKLSDNNVDI; via the exons ATGTCAACTTTAAAGCTTTCCTTCAGTTCAGAGTCACGCACACTCGT AGCCGTTGCTGATTACCTGAACCGAGATCTTCCGAACAAGTTAACGCCGGAGGATATATTCCTGACTGCTGGATGCAACCAAGGGATAGAGATCGTGTTCGAATCATTGGCCCGACCGAACGCAAACATCTTGCTCCCACGTCCTGGCTTCCCTCACTACGACGCTCGAGCTGCTTACAGTGGTCTCGAGGTTCGAAAGTTTGATCTTCTTCCCGAGAAAGAGTGGGAGATTGATCTTGAAGGTATCGAAGCCATTGCGGACGAGAACACTGTGGCAGTGGTTGTGATTAACCCCAACAACCCCTGTGGCAATGTCTACTCTCACGACCATCTCAAAaag GTTGCAGAGACGGCTCGGAAGCTGGGGATAATGGTGATCTCAGACGAAGTATATGACCAAACTATATTCGGAGACAATCCATTCGTTCCAATGGGGAAGTTCGCATCGATCGTCCCAGTGTTGACACTAGCAGGCATCTCTAAGGGATGGGTTGTTCCCGGATGGAAAATTGGCTGGATCGCTTTGAATGATCCGGAGGGCGTTTTCGAAACCACCAAG GTGGCTCAATCCATCAGACAGAGTCTTGACATAACTCCTGACCCTTCCACTATAATTcag GCTGCACTTCCTGCGATCCTGGAGAAAGCGGATAAAAACTTCTTTgcaaagaagaacaagataCTCAAACATAATGTTGATTTGGTGTGTGATAGGCTCAAGGACATCCCATGTGTCTCCTGTCCCAAGAAACCTGAGTCTTGCACTTACTTATTG ACAAAGCTGGAGCTGTCATTGATGGATAACATCAAGGACGACACTGATTTCTGCATGAAGCTGGCCAGAGAGGAGAATCTCTTGTTTCTTCCAG GAGAGGCTCTGGGTTTGAAGAACTGGATGAGGATAACCATCGGAGTCGAAGCTCATATGCTTGAGGATGCACTTGAGAGACTAAAGGGTTTCTGTACACGTCACACCAAGAAGACAGAGACAGATACTGACTCACTTCAAGCTTTGAAACTGAGTGATAATAATGTCGACATATAA
- the LOC104747797 gene encoding uncharacterized protein LOC104747797, whose amino-acid sequence MAKWNAIVVIMMVVIVVMAVEAKWSIEEFKRCFRNCSKSCHEHDGNCFERCKIKCGGPNPPGPLHGSSRISHGVAAVELRGREE is encoded by the exons ATGGCAAAATGGAATGCCATTGTAGTGATAATGATGGTAGTGATTGTTGTGATGGCAGTAGAAGCAAAATGGAGTATAGAAGAATTTAAACGCTGTTTTCGCAATTGTTCAAAGTCGTGTCATGAACATGACGGTAATTGTTTCGAACGTTGCAAAATCAAATGTGGTGGCCCAAACCCTCCTGGCCCTCTCCATGGTTCCTCACG AATCTCACATGGGGTTGCAGCTGTGGAACTTCGTGGAAGGGAAGaatga
- the LOC104747798 gene encoding F-box/kelch-repeat protein At4g19865-like, protein MNLQVEPPQEKKKKKKIKNSSPPSFSLLPDEIAMNCLARISRSYYPTLSVVSKSFRSIISSTELYAARSHIGTTEQCLYVCIREHESRFPQWFTLWINPNRTLPDSMIRTRRRKKKKKTIGQLLVPITYSKFPSLSVSTVVGSELYIIGRPVYGAPSSAVRVLDCRSHTWRDAPSMNVARRNPHTCAYNGKIYVMGGCEDESWAEVFDTKTQVWERLPDPDSEIRKCLIYKIAEIEGKLNFGNHEEMYAYDTKHCRWEKCVPDKFETVARLKCMIENVSYSFNPEAIHFCLREFQWYDEEKGYWKGINGLNSLFHKFMKNGGSMYYMTHLVSCGGKLIFLWPGYMKHNPNNTNKIWCAVIVVEKRRGSDGDEVWGNVEWVDVVHTVPISCDLLECIVVSV, encoded by the coding sequence ATGAACCTCCAAGTGGAACCAccacaagagaagaagaagaagaagaagattaagaacTCGTCGCCACCGTCGTTTTCTCTACTCCCAGACGAAATCGCCATGAACTGCCTAGCTCGGATCTCGCGGTCGTACTACCCAACGCTCTCAGTCGTTTCGAAAAGCTTCCGCTCGATTATCTCTTCCACCGAGCTCTACGCAGCCAGATCTCATATCGGAACCACCGAGCAGTGTCTATATGTCTGCATACGGGAACATGAAAGTCGATTTCCCCAATGGTTTACACTCTGGATTAACCCTAATCGAACCTTGCCGGACTCCATGATTAGGacgaggagaaggaagaagaagaagaagacaattgGACAGTTGTTGGTTCCGATTACCTATTCTAAGTTTCCTTCTCTGTCAGTTTCCACCGTCGTTGGCTCAGAACTTTATATCATCGGCAGACCAGTCTATGGAGCACCGTCTTCTGCCGTGAGAGTCCTCGATTGTCGCAGTCACACCTGGCGCGATGCACCTAGCATGAATGTAGCCCGGAGAAATCCACACACTTGTGCCTACAATGGGAAAATCTATGTAATGGGAGGGTGTGAGGACGAATCATGGGCTGAGGTGTTCGATACAAAGACTCAAGTTTGGGAACGCCTCCCTGATCCGGATTCTGAGATTCGCAAGTGCCTCATTTACAAAATTGCAGAGATTGAAGGAAAACTTAACTTTGGCAATCATGAGGAGATGTATGCTTATGACACGAAGCATTGTAGATGGGAAAAGTGTGTACCTGACAAATTTGAAACTGTTGCGAGGTTAAAATGTATGATTGAGAATGTATCCTACTCCTTTAATCCTGAAGCTATACATTTTTGCCTCCGCGAGTTCCAGTGGTATGACGAAGAAAAGGGTTATTGGAAAGGGATTAATGGGTTAAACTCACTATTTCACAAGTTCATGAAGAATGGTGGTTCAATGTATTATATGACTCACCTAGTTAGCTGTGGTGGGAAACTCATATTTTTATGGCCAGGTTATATGAAGCATAATCCCAATAATACGAATAAGATTTGGTGCGCGGTTATCGTGGTAGAAAAGCGTCGTGGAAGTGATGGAGATGAGGTTTGGGGAAATGTTGAGTGGGTTGATGTTGTGCATACCGTCCCCATATCATGTGACCTCTTAGAATGTATCGTTGTCTCGGTTTGA
- the LOC109129178 gene encoding uncharacterized protein LOC109129178: protein NGAIVLIMMVMIVAVRIEAQEESGWTRCYRLCSRPCPNDDGNCFENCKIKCGGPIPSSTRLPSHEMASMEVRGKRE from the exons aatggTGCGATCGTATTGataatgatggtgatgatagTTGCTGTCAGAATAGAAGCACAAGAAGAAAGTGGTTGGACTCGTTGTTACCGCCTATGTTCTCGTCCTTGTCCCAATGATGATGGCAATTGCTTCGAAAACTGTAAAATCAAATGCGGTGGCCCTATCCCTTCCTCAACTCGTTTACC ATCCCATGAGATGGCATCAATGGAAGTTCGCGGAAAGAGAGAATGA